The genomic region TGATCGAGCGATGCCTGGAGCGACCGAGGGAAGGTGAACCGCACCGAGGTGCGCGCGATGTCCGGGGCGATCCCCAGCGCGACGAGCACGTGCGACGGCTCGTCGCTGCCCGCCGCACACGCCGAGCCGCTCGAGGAGACGATGCCGCGCCGCTCGAGCTCGAGCAGCACGGCCTCCCCGCTCGTCCCCTCGAACGTGAAGCTCGCCGTCCCCGGCAGCCTGTCGAGCGGATCACCGGTGAGGCGCGCCGAGGGGATGTCCGCCAGCACGCGGGCGATGAACGCGTCGCGCAGCGGCGCGACGCGGGCGGCGGCGTCGGCGCGCTCGGCCTCGGCGAGCTCGAGGGCGACCGCGAGCCCGACGGCTCCCGCGACGTCCTCCGTGCCGCTGCGGCGCTCGCGCTGCTGGCCGCCGCCGTGGATGAGCGGCTCGAGGGGCACGCGTCCCCGGATGCCGAGCACCCCGGTCCCCTTGGGGGCGCCGATCTTGTGGCCGGCCACCGCGATCGCGGCGTAGCCCAATTCGTCGGCCGCGAGAGGCAGCCACCCGGCCGCCTGCACGGCATCGATGTGGAGCGGCACGCCGCGGGCCCGCGAGACGGCGGCGATCGCGGGCACGTCCTGCACCGTGCCGATCTCGTTGTTCGCGTAGCCGAGGCTCACCAGGGCGGTGTCGGCCCGCAGCGCGTCGGCGACGGCATCCGGATCCACGCGC from Microbacter sp. GSS18 harbors:
- a CDS encoding cysteine desulfurase family protein, with the protein product MLYLDNAATTPIRREVLEAMTPYLTQVFGNPSSHHTVGEQAAAALDDARRRVARVLGMRPGDVVFTSGGTEANNLAIKGIALAAWQHRGARHVVTSPIEHESVLESAAYLQRFHGFEITYVPVDARGRVDPDAVADALRADTALVSLGYANNEIGTVQDVPAIAAVSRARGVPLHIDAVQAAGWLPLAADELGYAAIAVAGHKIGAPKGTGVLGIRGRVPLEPLIHGGGQQRERRSGTEDVAGAVGLAVALELAEAERADAAARVAPLRDAFIARVLADIPSARLTGDPLDRLPGTASFTFEGTSGEAVLLELERRGIVSSSGSACAAGSDEPSHVLVALGIAPDIARTSVRFTFPRSLQASLDQVADALEASVTAVQSGA